The window CCTGCTGAAGCATTTCTAACATATAACCTCCTCCTAGATGATTTACTGAACATGGAGCTTACATTACCAAATGGTTCAAAGATAAAGGTCTATGATCCTTCAATACCATTAAAGGTTTATCAATGGGCCAGAGCATCAGGCTTACTAACAAAAGACTTGACAGAACCTGAGATTAGATGGACGTGGGGAGCTGGTTGGTGGAGATACGCACCAGATGCTGCTGAGCAAATACTAAAAAGCTTAGGTTTTAAGAGAGGTGCAGATGGTAAATGGCTACTTCCAGATGGAAGACCATGGAAAATGAAACTCAATATACCTGCAGGCTTTGAGTATGACGCTATAGATCTTGGGCTTGCTGTTGCAGAACAATGGAGAAAGTTTGGAATAGATGTAGAGGTGGTACCACTAGAAGCTGCAGCATTTTGGACTCCTCAGCTTAACTATGGAGCATTTGAAGTAGGCTCATACTGGGGTATAAGTGGAAACGACCCCAATGCCCTACCCATACACTTTGAGAGTTGGAGATGTGAATATGTAAAGCCCATAGGAAACTACTCACCCAATGGTGCAAGGTATTGTAATCCCAAATTCGATGAAGCATTGCTAAAAGCATTATCAAGCCCACCTGGATCTCCAGAAGCAATAAGTGCTTTAAAGCAAGCAATTTTAACAATGATTAAGGATATGCCGGTTATATGGGCTGGAGATTGCAAGAAACTACTACCAGTACTAACAGATTACTGGACTAACTGGCCTTCAGCATACAACTTCTATACAGGAATCAAGCTATGGGGTAATCAAATGGCTCAGCAAGTAATAGGTAATCTAATACCAGTCAAATCAAGTATAGACACACCAACAAGCAGACCACCAACTGAGCCACCACCAGGAACAATAACATTCCCAACACTACCAACAGAAGCTCTAAAGAAGCTACAAGCAGCAATGGCAACACCAACTCCAACACCTAAGCCCACTCCTACACCGACTCCTACTCCTACTCCAACGCCTACACCTACACCAACTCCAACTCCGACTCCCACACCAACTCCTAAGCCAACACCATCTCCAACACCAACACCTACAACAGCACCTGGTGTTGTAGTAACTATTACAACTGTTGTTACTCAAACAATTGAGAAAACAGTTACAACAATATCAACAGCATTATCAACAATTGTCTCAACAAAACTATCAACAACAACATCAACTGTTACACAAACAGTAACAGAATGGACAACAACAATAGCAATAGCAATAGTACTATTCATAATTGGATTCGCAATAGCATGGACAATAAAAAGAAAATAAGATAATTAATAAAACAAATTTTATTTTTTATTTCTTAACTTTAATGTGATTATCGTTTAAAAACTAAAAATTTTTAAACTCTAAAACAATTATCGATAGGTGTTATTAACATAAAAAATTGTTTGTTGGGTGGACAAGTTTATGCATCCAATTGTGAGATATATTCTGCAGAGAGGTTTGCTAGCTATTTTGGTTATATGGATTGGGTTGACAATAGCATTTGTGTTATCCAGGTTAATGCCTTTTAATGCTGCTGAATTGTTTGTAAATAGATTGTTGTCTCAGGGTTCTACTCTTACTGGAGAGGAGATAGAGAAGTTGAAGAGACAACTTTTGCAGCTTTATGGTCTTGATAAACCAGTTTTTGAGCAGTATCTAATCTTTTTGAGAAACTATTTAATAACTGGTGAAATGGGTCCTTCTTTTGCATTCTTCCCAACAAGTGCTAAGGATGTTATTGCAAAGGCTCTTCCATGGTCTTTAACACTGTTGTTGCTAGCATCTGTTATTAGCTGGCTTATAGGTAATGCTGTAGGTGCTTTAGCTGCTTTGACTAAGCATAGAAGGATTTCAAGTGTTTTAGAGAATGTAGCTATAGCTTTTCAGCCTATACCATTTGCTGTACTAGCCATATCATTTCTGGTTTTCTATGTACTTGTTCTTAAATTGCCTATACCAAGTGGAGGTTATGTTGCTGGAGGTTCATCTATAGAAATATTTATCTACATGTTGAGAAGAGCAATGTTTCCACTAATGGTTTTAGTGATGTTTGGTTGGTTTGGAAGCTTTGTTAGTATGAAGGCTATTGCTCTTAAAATGCGTGAAGAGGATTTCATAGTCTACTCGTTTTTGCAGGGAGCTTCAACAAACACTATTAGGTCTATGGTGTTTAGAAACTCTATACTACCACAATTCACATCCCTAGTTCTAGGTCTTTCAAGAGTTTTTGTGGGGTCTCTTCTCGTAGAGTACATATTTAACTATCCAGGTATAGGATATATTTTACAAAGTGCTATAGCAAATGCCGACTACAACTTAATGCTTGGCATATTATTTTTTGCCACAGTCGCTACAGCTGTAGCTACTTTTATGCTAGATCTCATATACCCATTGCTAGACCCTAGAATTAGGTATCCTGGACAAGAGTGATAGCAATGGCCTATGTATATACATTTAAGGAACTTGCACTAAGACCAAAGTTTCTAGTACCACTAGCAACCTTCATAGGTTTGCTGCTATACGCATTCATTTTCCCAGCTACACTAACAACAAATCCTGGAAGATGGTATTATGCACCACCTGCACAACCACCAAGCCCTTCATACCCATTTGGCACAACTACTATGGGCCAAGACCTATTCTTGTTAGTACCACTAGCACTCAGAAACAGTATAGTCATAAGCTTTGTAGCTGCAGTAATATCTGTGCTAATTGCCTGGGGTATAGGCTCAACAGCTGCTCTCTCAACACAAGCAGTTAAATCAGTGCTAATGACCGTTGTTGACATAATATGTGTTTTACCTGGTTTGCCACTTCTCATGGTGATATTTTATACATGGCGTGACTACCTAACAATACCATTGATAGGAGCAATAATGGGTTTAATAGGCTGGGGTTTTCCAGCAAGAGCTGTATACGCAATATTATCTAGCCTGAGGCAGAGAGTATTTGTCTACACCTCATACTTTTCCGGATTATCCATATTCAAAATTGTTGTTAAAGACTTCATACCATTTCTACTTAGATACCTAATGATAAATCTCATAGGCACAATGACATGGGCTATAGGAAACGAGGTAACAGTATCAATATTTGGTGCTATGAAAATGGAGGAGGTAACCATTGGAACCACAATACACTGGGCTATGTACTACCAGGCAATACTTTTAGGAATTTGGTGGTGGTTGGCGATACCAATTGCTTTTTTGATTTTATTTGTGTTATCGCTATACGTGCTCATGGTTGAAATAGATAAATACATATTTGCAAGAGCTAGAGTGACATGGGGCTAGAAAATGCCTGTAGATATTCTCACTGTTAATAATCTTGATGGAGGCTATGAGGTATTTGTTGGAAAAAGAAAAGTATTTGTGCATGCAGTAGACAATGTTTCTTTAACACTGCATGAGAATGAGGTTTTGGGTATTGCTGGAGAATCTGGCTGTGGAAAATCGACATTGGCTAAAATGATCTATGGAGCTATAATACCTCCCCTCGTGGTGAGAAGTGGTGATATATATATAACAACTAGAAATAGTGCTAATCTGAAGCTGAATAGGCTTAGCATTGACGAAATTAGGAAAAGAATTTGGTGGTTGGAGATATCTTATATACCTCAAAACTCAATGAATGTACTAAATCCGTTGAAGAGAATAAAGGATCAGTTTTTAAATGTATTCAAATATCATGACATTGAAATTGATAAAGAAGATTTCATGAAGCATTTAAGAGAGATGCTGAATGTTATGGGCTTGCCCCCCGAGGTTATAAATGCTTATCCACATCAGCTTTCTGGTGGTATGAGACAAAGAGTTGTTATAGCATTGAGTCTTCTATTCAATCCAAGAATAGTCATAGCTGATGAGCCAACAACAGCTGTTGATGTTGTAACACAGAGAACGATTCTATCCTTGATCAAGGGATGGCGTGAAAACAACAAAAGCTCGCTTATACTAATATCACATGACATGTCTGTTCATGCATATATGGATGATAGAATCGCAATAATGTATGCTGGTAATATTGTGGAAATAGGCAATGTTTTTGAAGTTTTTAAAGAGCCTTTGCATCCATACACAAAAGCATTGATAGATTCATTGATTAGAAAAGGTGATAGAACTATAAGAAAGGGGTTGATGGGTCAACCACCAGATTTGATTAATCCACCACCTGGCTGTAGATTTCATCCTAGATGCCCATTTGCAATGGATATTTGCAGAGTTAAGGAACCTCCAACAATATTTCTGGATAAGGATAGGTATGTGAAATGCTGGTTGTATGTAAATACAAGGTGATGTAGATGAGTGAAGATAGCAAATTGAGGATAGAGAATGTTACAAAGCTTTATGGTTATGGACTTCTAGGCTTGAAAAAGTTTAAGGCATTGGATAACATTTCGATGGATATTGATCTTACAAAGCCGAGGATAGTGGTTTTAGCAGGTGAAACAGGTAGTGGCAAAACAACGTTGCTTCGAATAATTATGGGAATGGTGAAGCCAAATATTGGAAGAGTTTTTTACAAAGGTCGCGATATACACAAGTTAAGAGGATCTGAAGCTAAGTGGTATAGAAGAGAGGTTCAGCCAATATTTCAAGATCCTTATGAGACTTTTAATCCTCTTAGAAAAATTGATTCGTATTTCTATGATACTATAAGAAATGTTGTTGGAATTAAAAATAGGGGAGAGGCTGAGCATAGAATTGATGAATCTCTTCGATTTGTTGGCCTGAGTTTGGATAGAGTCAAGGGTAAATATCCCCATGAGTTTTCAGGTGGAGAACTGCAGAGAATTTCAATTGCAAGAGCTCTTTTAACTCATCCAAAAATGCTTTTAGCAGATGAGCCTGTTTCAATGCTTGATGCGACACTTAGAGTAGGGATTTTAAATATTTTAAAGAATCTTAAAGAGAAGCTAAACATGGTCATAATCTATGTTACACACGATTTATCTACAGCTTATTATATTGGCGATGACATTTCAATTATGTATAGAGGAACACTTGTTGAATATGGGCCAATATCGAAAGTGTATCAGGAGCCTAGACACCCATACACATATGCATTACTAGAGTCCATACTCGAGCCTGATCCATCTATTCGGGAACGATATCCAGCAATAAAGCCATCTTCTATAGAGCTAAAAGAGTTTCTAATTCCTGGATGCAGATACGCAAATAGATGCCCATATGCAAAGGAAATATGCTGGCATACACTACCACCACCCACCAATGTGGATGGTGTTGTTGTTAGATGTTGGAAATATCTAGACTATAAACAATCCTAATGTAAAAAACACCTCATCTTTCAGCTCTTTAAGCAATTCAACAAATTTGCGACCATATCCAGTTTTAAACATATAAACTTGTTTCCTTGTTGACCACCTCTGCTTCTCAATCTTAAGTTGATGTAGTATTGAAGCTTTAGAATTAATTTACAGCACATATTTTGTGTTATCAGATGTTCTACTCTTTGTGATGTTAATGCTTCGAAACATGTTATTGATTATATTAAAAATATTTTTAGTAGGAGGTATGTTTATGCAGTTTAAGTAGGTGAATTAACAATGAAAACAGAGGTTATTCGTTTGAGAGATGAAAGGCCTGTGACTTTAGCTACTTATGTACTTGATCTATCTCCACAGGTATCCTGGGAAAGAAGACCAGCTGTGATTGTTTGTCCTGGTGGGGGTCTAATGTACACATCTAACAGGGAGGCAGAGCCTGTTGCAGCTGTTTTTCTTTCCAGAGGTTATCACGCATTTGTTTTGAGGTATACAACTGCTGATATGGGTGTTAAGAAGGTTTATCCTGATATTCTCTATGACTTAGCTAAAACTGTTGCAATTGTTCGTAGCAAAGCTGATGAGTGGGGTGTTG of the Ignisphaera cupida genome contains:
- a CDS encoding ABC transporter substrate-binding protein codes for the protein MINRYVTSILIVIAIVLASLQILNIQNLNAQFALPPGVKREETVILDVQISSVANPDNFNPWVIGSQAPVIGVNQVCFSVLYYTDYKDGITKPWVAEDLPQYSPDYTTLTIKIRKGMYWSNGDPLTAWDIVYAINVSKANAKLGAYAALNVWVDYAKVVDDYTLVIKLKKPNPYFHYMAFTLIGPGIYNFMMPKRYLESKGITPENIHTFLYNPPVCTGPYVLHSYDPGGTWFLWKRRDDWDRSTIKPLYEQKIILWPGPKYVMFRVFKTETDKVLAMSRGELDWIFDATWQAWESLRRILGDRVQAWIPYYPYFWGYDTTVRGIYFNNMKYPYNITMVRWALALAINMTEVMTIGYKGVQRMTVVPGAAAWPAEAFLTYNLLLDDLLNMELTLPNGSKIKVYDPSIPLKVYQWARASGLLTKDLTEPEIRWTWGAGWWRYAPDAAEQILKSLGFKRGADGKWLLPDGRPWKMKLNIPAGFEYDAIDLGLAVAEQWRKFGIDVEVVPLEAAAFWTPQLNYGAFEVGSYWGISGNDPNALPIHFESWRCEYVKPIGNYSPNGARYCNPKFDEALLKALSSPPGSPEAISALKQAILTMIKDMPVIWAGDCKKLLPVLTDYWTNWPSAYNFYTGIKLWGNQMAQQVIGNLIPVKSSIDTPTSRPPTEPPPGTITFPTLPTEALKKLQAAMATPTPTPKPTPTPTPTPTPTPTPTPTPTPTPTPTPKPTPSPTPTPTTAPGVVVTITTVVTQTIEKTVTTISTALSTIVSTKLSTTTSTVTQTVTEWTTTIAIAIVLFIIGFAIAWTIKRK
- a CDS encoding ABC transporter permease — translated: MHPIVRYILQRGLLAILVIWIGLTIAFVLSRLMPFNAAELFVNRLLSQGSTLTGEEIEKLKRQLLQLYGLDKPVFEQYLIFLRNYLITGEMGPSFAFFPTSAKDVIAKALPWSLTLLLLASVISWLIGNAVGALAALTKHRRISSVLENVAIAFQPIPFAVLAISFLVFYVLVLKLPIPSGGYVAGGSSIEIFIYMLRRAMFPLMVLVMFGWFGSFVSMKAIALKMREEDFIVYSFLQGASTNTIRSMVFRNSILPQFTSLVLGLSRVFVGSLLVEYIFNYPGIGYILQSAIANADYNLMLGILFFATVATAVATFMLDLIYPLLDPRIRYPGQE
- a CDS encoding ABC transporter permease subunit; the encoded protein is MAYVYTFKELALRPKFLVPLATFIGLLLYAFIFPATLTTNPGRWYYAPPAQPPSPSYPFGTTTMGQDLFLLVPLALRNSIVISFVAAVISVLIAWGIGSTAALSTQAVKSVLMTVVDIICVLPGLPLLMVIFYTWRDYLTIPLIGAIMGLIGWGFPARAVYAILSSLRQRVFVYTSYFSGLSIFKIVVKDFIPFLLRYLMINLIGTMTWAIGNEVTVSIFGAMKMEEVTIGTTIHWAMYYQAILLGIWWWLAIPIAFLILFVLSLYVLMVEIDKYIFARARVTWG
- a CDS encoding ABC transporter ATP-binding protein, producing the protein MPVDILTVNNLDGGYEVFVGKRKVFVHAVDNVSLTLHENEVLGIAGESGCGKSTLAKMIYGAIIPPLVVRSGDIYITTRNSANLKLNRLSIDEIRKRIWWLEISYIPQNSMNVLNPLKRIKDQFLNVFKYHDIEIDKEDFMKHLREMLNVMGLPPEVINAYPHQLSGGMRQRVVIALSLLFNPRIVIADEPTTAVDVVTQRTILSLIKGWRENNKSSLILISHDMSVHAYMDDRIAIMYAGNIVEIGNVFEVFKEPLHPYTKALIDSLIRKGDRTIRKGLMGQPPDLINPPPGCRFHPRCPFAMDICRVKEPPTIFLDKDRYVKCWLYVNTR
- a CDS encoding ABC transporter ATP-binding protein, whose product is MSEDSKLRIENVTKLYGYGLLGLKKFKALDNISMDIDLTKPRIVVLAGETGSGKTTLLRIIMGMVKPNIGRVFYKGRDIHKLRGSEAKWYRREVQPIFQDPYETFNPLRKIDSYFYDTIRNVVGIKNRGEAEHRIDESLRFVGLSLDRVKGKYPHEFSGGELQRISIARALLTHPKMLLADEPVSMLDATLRVGILNILKNLKEKLNMVIIYVTHDLSTAYYIGDDISIMYRGTLVEYGPISKVYQEPRHPYTYALLESILEPDPSIRERYPAIKPSSIELKEFLIPGCRYANRCPYAKEICWHTLPPPTNVDGVVVRCWKYLDYKQS